The following coding sequences lie in one Mucilaginibacter sp. KACC 22773 genomic window:
- a CDS encoding glycosyltransferase family 10 domain-containing protein, with product MKTKILLYNKFWEMEWNLPTILVRDGFELINNRDYFDKADVVVFHMPNVGKAELKELKFKKGKNQLWVFFSMECGLHYEWQSEKEIVDFFDITMTYSRNSNVPVPYLYPGYLKQILNAPVSKYHNINAFISSSFDKSNRLKVLSELMRYMEIDSYGKQLNNKHLDADAGSSTKEQVIASYKFTIAFENAIAEDYVTEKFFEPLIAGSVPVYLGAPNVDDFAPGDHCYVNVNSFSSIKDLAKHLVNCCNDDTKYQQYLEWKNKPLKYEFLERLDLVKNRVFLRLCDYLNNRAENNVPKCK from the coding sequence ATGAAAACTAAGATTCTCCTGTATAACAAATTTTGGGAAATGGAATGGAACCTTCCAACCATTTTAGTTCGCGATGGATTCGAGTTAATTAATAACCGGGATTATTTTGATAAGGCAGATGTAGTTGTGTTTCATATGCCTAATGTGGGCAAAGCTGAACTGAAAGAGCTCAAATTTAAAAAAGGCAAAAACCAACTATGGGTTTTCTTTTCGATGGAGTGCGGCTTACACTATGAATGGCAATCGGAAAAAGAAATAGTTGATTTTTTCGACATCACAATGACCTATAGCCGCAATTCGAATGTGCCCGTTCCTTATTTGTACCCGGGATATTTGAAGCAGATTTTGAATGCACCTGTTTCGAAGTATCATAATATTAATGCGTTTATATCAAGTAGTTTTGATAAAAGCAACAGGCTTAAAGTACTAAGCGAGCTGATGAGATACATGGAAATAGATTCATATGGCAAACAGCTAAATAATAAGCACCTTGACGCAGATGCTGGTTCATCAACGAAAGAGCAAGTAATAGCCAGTTACAAGTTTACAATAGCATTTGAAAACGCGATAGCTGAAGACTACGTTACCGAAAAGTTTTTTGAACCACTTATTGCCGGTTCGGTACCGGTTTATCTCGGTGCGCCCAATGTTGACGATTTTGCTCCCGGCGATCATTGTTATGTCAATGTTAATTCCTTTTCCTCAATAAAAGATCTTGCAAAACATCTTGTGAATTGTTGTAATGATGATACTAAATACCAGCAATATTTAGAATGGAAAAATAAGCCCCTGAAGTATGAGTTTCTTGAACGCCTCGATCTTGTAAAAAACAGGGTTTTTTTACGTCTTTGCGATTATTTAAATAACCGGGCAGAAAATAATGTCCCCAAATGCAAATAA
- a CDS encoding lantibiotic dehydratase, whose amino-acid sequence MLTFHSKVFLRAPLLSFENYNEAQLVELLNTGIFQSSIFLANYEFYEYLKKKDFDYALLSDKEKKTVWSYYNRMSFRSTPFGAFASISVLNWQDHVNNIILQETAASKLHLLADQELTLKVVEELKQQYSYFAALAVNPTIYRLNKELRYIRSMPADSNGKCMSHLSALENNQVVGSIIKLLKSKRQSLHSLIMYLTDEFSFGHSDAVAYLNMLTESKLILSTMEGSVLGKDYFLQVLDCANKISPLIVSQNREILAKMSNVSFPDPVTLQSLAQDLEKAFFGKEIKMGKKVFYSILERTASGGLDVHYQQQISNIVPVLQRLTITNKLPALNTFIQKFKAKFDGRKISLLQALDPDIGIDYDGRAFYMNEDSLTENIFFKRKTVEESLIDWMPVHKLLLGKCLNLYPGQEILITDEDLNGFSQDNSLPLPPSISVMFSLTPGYLILEAIGGVSATAITGRFTICNTDILEANRQIAQIEQDTNPDIVFAEVNCIVNSHVDNINRRAPVYVYEIPVNTVSNLPAENQLSLSDLYLSVINDELILESKKLKKRIIPRISSAYNYQNNQLGICRLLGDLQYQGLQTSLKPEFDRILPGLSYYPRVCYKDVIISLAMWKLSVDEIVRLTGENDDDNLIELEQFLKIKKMPLRLSIKRADQLLTFDLSNGDERLFFLRSIKGDFPVIIQEYLPVMPVVANTDKKMLAHQFVVALINDTPVYKKQALPSFSKTIRERDFVLGSQWLFLKIYCQPSTSNLLLTKYLLPFLKEITNKEADTWFFIRYTDPDFHIRLRLLVKDKEFISDLLVRLRSRLSDSLNFNVVRDYKADIYRREIERYGADTIQVAERIFYASSLIILNYIRKAQLPGFKYSYYDLGLLSAFQIIQQFFPDVQTQYGFAMTIINNFYTEYDDPKRLKYEMDLKFREIKTDAYNLLRKGTLLCELKLDKFRDLLHSEINRYLSLGDKTESRKSKFAADIIHMHLNRLFVSSQREQEFMVYYVIMKYLVTELNIRKINVNK is encoded by the coding sequence ATGCTTACTTTTCACTCGAAAGTTTTTCTGCGTGCGCCACTTTTAAGCTTCGAAAATTATAATGAGGCGCAATTGGTGGAACTATTAAACACCGGTATTTTTCAAAGCAGTATTTTCTTAGCAAATTATGAGTTCTATGAATATCTAAAAAAAAAGGATTTTGATTATGCCCTGCTTTCAGATAAGGAAAAAAAAACAGTTTGGAGTTATTACAACAGGATGAGTTTTCGTTCGACACCCTTCGGTGCATTTGCTTCAATTAGTGTCCTAAATTGGCAGGACCATGTAAATAATATAATACTTCAGGAAACAGCAGCTTCTAAATTACATCTTTTAGCCGATCAGGAATTAACGTTAAAAGTAGTGGAAGAACTCAAGCAGCAGTATAGTTATTTTGCTGCTTTAGCAGTTAATCCCACCATTTATCGTCTCAACAAAGAATTACGATATATCAGATCAATGCCGGCAGACAGTAACGGTAAATGCATGTCCCATTTGAGTGCTTTAGAAAATAACCAGGTTGTCGGTTCTATCATCAAATTGTTGAAGTCAAAACGACAATCATTACATAGCCTGATCATGTACCTGACAGATGAATTTAGTTTTGGTCATTCCGACGCTGTGGCTTATCTTAATATGCTTACTGAATCCAAGCTCATTCTTTCAACAATGGAAGGAAGTGTATTGGGGAAAGACTATTTTTTACAGGTGCTGGATTGTGCAAATAAAATTAGCCCCTTAATTGTAAGCCAAAATAGAGAAATACTGGCAAAAATGAGCAATGTTTCATTCCCCGATCCTGTCACTTTGCAAAGTCTTGCTCAAGATCTTGAAAAAGCATTTTTCGGTAAGGAAATTAAAATGGGAAAGAAAGTTTTTTACTCGATTCTGGAGCGGACTGCAAGCGGGGGGTTAGACGTACATTACCAACAACAGATCAGTAATATTGTTCCGGTTCTCCAGCGTTTGACTATAACCAATAAACTACCTGCCTTGAATACTTTTATTCAAAAATTCAAAGCTAAGTTTGACGGCCGGAAAATTTCGCTGCTCCAAGCTTTAGATCCGGATATTGGCATCGACTACGACGGTAGGGCATTTTATATGAATGAAGATAGCCTTACTGAAAATATTTTTTTTAAACGTAAGACCGTTGAAGAATCGCTTATAGATTGGATGCCTGTTCATAAACTTTTGTTGGGCAAATGCCTGAATCTTTATCCAGGCCAGGAGATTTTAATTACCGACGAAGATTTAAATGGTTTTAGTCAAGATAATAGCCTACCCCTCCCTCCGTCAATTTCGGTAATGTTTTCATTAACGCCCGGATATTTGATTCTTGAGGCAATCGGCGGAGTTTCAGCTACAGCAATCACCGGGCGCTTCACTATTTGCAATACAGATATACTTGAAGCCAATAGGCAAATAGCCCAGATCGAACAAGATACCAATCCTGATATTGTTTTTGCTGAAGTAAATTGCATTGTTAATTCACATGTTGACAATATTAACCGAAGGGCCCCGGTATACGTCTATGAAATACCTGTAAATACGGTTTCTAACCTTCCTGCAGAAAATCAACTATCATTGTCAGACCTTTATTTATCTGTTATAAATGATGAGTTGATTCTCGAATCAAAAAAATTAAAAAAAAGGATTATTCCGCGGATAAGTTCAGCGTATAATTATCAAAACAATCAGCTGGGAATATGCCGCCTTTTAGGGGACTTACAATATCAGGGCTTACAAACTTCGCTTAAACCCGAGTTTGACAGAATTTTACCAGGTTTGAGTTATTACCCCAGGGTATGTTATAAAGATGTTATCATCAGCCTGGCCATGTGGAAACTATCTGTCGACGAAATTGTGCGTCTTACAGGAGAAAATGATGATGATAATCTTATTGAACTTGAACAGTTTTTGAAAATTAAAAAAATGCCGCTGAGGCTATCCATTAAACGCGCAGATCAACTGTTGACATTTGATTTGAGCAATGGGGATGAACGTTTGTTTTTTTTAAGATCAATAAAAGGGGATTTTCCGGTGATCATTCAGGAGTATTTGCCCGTTATGCCGGTTGTGGCAAACACAGATAAAAAAATGCTGGCACACCAGTTCGTAGTAGCGTTGATTAACGATACCCCTGTTTATAAAAAGCAGGCCCTGCCATCGTTTTCAAAAACTATACGTGAAAGGGATTTTGTACTTGGCAGTCAATGGCTATTCTTGAAAATATACTGCCAACCCTCTACAAGTAACCTCTTGCTTACTAAGTATTTGCTGCCATTTTTAAAGGAGATAACAAATAAAGAAGCAGACACCTGGTTTTTCATTCGTTATACTGATCCGGATTTTCATATTCGCCTGCGGTTACTGGTAAAAGACAAAGAATTTATTTCCGATTTGCTTGTCAGACTCAGATCCCGCTTATCAGATAGTTTAAATTTTAACGTAGTTCGAGATTACAAGGCCGATATATATAGAAGGGAAATAGAACGATATGGCGCGGATACCATACAGGTGGCCGAGCGTATTTTTTATGCCAGCTCACTAATTATACTGAATTATATCAGAAAGGCTCAATTGCCGGGTTTCAAATACTCATATTATGATTTGGGATTACTTTCCGCTTTTCAGATCATTCAGCAGTTTTTCCCTGATGTTCAAACGCAATATGGTTTTGCTATGACCATTATCAATAATTTTTATACCGAATATGATGATCCTAAGCGATTGAAATATGAGATGGATTTGAAGTTTAGGGAAATTAAAACGGATGCATATAATTTATTAAGAAAAGGAACTTTACTCTGTGAGCTTAAACTTGACAAGTTTAGGGATTTGCTGCACAGTGAAATCAATCGGTATCTGTCTCTTGGCGATAAAACAGAAAGCAGAAAGAGCAAATTTGCTGCGGATATTATTCATATGCATCTTAACCGGCTATTTGTTTCAAGCCAGCGAGAACAGGAGTTTATGGTTTACTATGTAATAATGAAGTATCTGGTTACGGAACTTAACATCCGGAAGATAAACGTTAATAAATGA
- a CDS encoding DUF4254 domain-containing protein, translated as MNPNFSSLAISIFSTAINDYHNDATPPKVNPGARYRHSKVEKLLYDKCWTDLEQWHTEDDIRLPEINPQRALELKRQIDRLNQLRNDIVESIDEYFRHQFEGIVPVNYAEMNTESPAWAIDRLCILCIKAFHMNEQLHRNDVDILHITSCKNKLFVLNEQISDLSKSVDKLLADIQNGFKVMKIYRQMKMYNNPDLNPVLYKAPKAY; from the coding sequence ATGAATCCTAATTTTTCATCATTGGCAATCAGTATTTTTTCGACCGCGATAAACGATTATCATAACGACGCCACTCCCCCCAAAGTTAACCCGGGGGCTCGTTACCGGCACTCAAAAGTTGAGAAATTACTTTATGACAAATGCTGGACAGACCTGGAGCAGTGGCACACAGAAGATGACATCAGGCTTCCCGAAATTAATCCTCAAAGGGCGTTGGAGTTAAAAAGACAAATAGATAGGTTGAATCAGCTTAGGAATGACATCGTTGAATCCATTGATGAATATTTCAGACACCAGTTCGAAGGGATTGTGCCTGTAAATTATGCTGAAATGAATACCGAAAGCCCCGCCTGGGCTATTGACCGGCTTTGTATCCTTTGTATTAAAGCTTTTCACATGAACGAACAATTGCATAGAAATGATGTTGACATCTTGCATATTACCAGCTGCAAAAACAAGCTATTCGTTTTAAACGAACAGATTTCAGACCTGTCGAAGAGCGTTGATAAATTATTAGCAGATATACAAAATGGATTTAAGGTTATGAAAATTTACCGGCAAATGAAAATGTATAACAATCCAGATTTAAACCCGGTACTTTACAAGGCCCCAAAAGCCTATTGA
- a CDS encoding glycosyltransferase family 9 protein yields the protein MEYLQNRDSDMLMSLASRKKAHETPDQIKNVLIVCGLSDLIIQCNVDIQMITQIYIPTYIFSHIKTNGTQITVLDETITNYNTLWKNNSAPVDFINPYLSKSSLDDIELLRYDLIIFYHKYEHELLLKLAAEIDVGGGLRDDELPLFTAMQDTNEKSRQSAFIGLNSFINTISFTPSEIEKIKKFKEILFSDYLGFNTLQQEALYHDLIETIVGLNTARSGENFKRILLLDDQSRKFYIGDTYFWLQNIRKNILSAYPAAVVIINCRSQEKIGKIKSIFSDDFDQRISIINRSLEELNFHDFDLVLCENDSVINLFSYIVATNNRFFEQVSLYSYVNTFIKQVSEYSTLNYKYLYDKRMAGADPIALILQNKRDAEIKLSEIEKNWAADWLVENGLKPGEILNVLVFNSSAGTKMLTEAMAIELIRVFGSKGHNKILLFDEEKQNLSLRLRSVLQENVWGKIMVFEGRGLRQAMGLMAHSQVKLIMGPCTGIMHLANGIYQHKLNKKEIKKAQLPALIVYTGNWKELQRYYHPKHWWTGTLIRCIVYSHSIDVPEGTFKDLALFDDEVESYCNQSLPLQQITISVFTSYFERYLLRQQLTPAAFGNQMV from the coding sequence ATGGAATATCTACAAAATAGAGATAGCGACATGCTCATGAGCCTGGCAAGCCGGAAAAAAGCGCATGAAACCCCCGATCAGATAAAAAATGTTTTAATTGTTTGCGGACTTTCTGATCTAATCATACAATGTAATGTGGACATTCAGATGATTACACAAATATATATTCCTACATATATTTTCTCTCACATAAAAACCAATGGTACGCAGATAACGGTATTAGATGAAACCATTACAAACTATAATACTTTATGGAAAAATAACAGTGCCCCTGTTGATTTCATCAACCCATATCTCTCGAAAAGCAGCTTAGATGATATTGAGCTTTTGAGATATGATCTGATCATTTTTTACCACAAGTATGAACATGAACTTTTATTAAAACTGGCTGCGGAGATTGACGTTGGTGGCGGACTAAGAGATGACGAGCTCCCGCTGTTTACCGCTATGCAAGACACCAATGAAAAGTCCAGGCAAAGCGCATTTATTGGGCTGAACTCTTTTATAAATACTATAAGCTTTACCCCAAGTGAAATTGAAAAAATAAAAAAATTTAAAGAGATTCTTTTTTCTGACTATTTAGGATTTAATACTTTACAGCAGGAAGCGCTCTACCATGACTTAATCGAAACAATAGTTGGTTTAAATACGGCCCGGTCTGGCGAAAATTTTAAGCGTATCCTCCTGCTTGATGATCAAAGCCGCAAATTTTATATTGGCGATACCTACTTCTGGCTTCAGAATATCAGAAAGAATATACTTAGTGCTTATCCAGCCGCAGTTGTAATCATTAACTGCCGCAGCCAGGAAAAAATAGGAAAAATCAAGAGTATTTTTAGCGATGATTTTGATCAGAGGATAAGCATAATTAACAGGTCACTGGAAGAACTAAACTTTCATGATTTTGATTTGGTGTTATGCGAAAATGATTCAGTTATAAATTTATTTTCCTACATCGTCGCTACTAACAACCGCTTTTTCGAACAGGTAAGTTTATACAGTTATGTTAATACCTTTATAAAACAAGTAAGCGAATACTCTACGCTAAACTACAAATATTTATACGATAAGCGAATGGCCGGGGCGGATCCTATTGCCCTGATACTTCAAAACAAGCGCGACGCCGAGATAAAGCTCAGCGAGATTGAAAAAAACTGGGCTGCCGATTGGCTTGTCGAAAACGGGCTGAAACCCGGCGAAATCTTAAACGTGCTGGTTTTTAATTCCTCAGCCGGAACCAAGATGCTAACAGAAGCCATGGCTATAGAGCTCATTCGCGTTTTTGGCTCTAAAGGGCATAACAAAATATTATTGTTCGATGAAGAAAAGCAAAACCTGTCACTGAGATTAAGGTCGGTACTTCAGGAAAACGTTTGGGGAAAAATTATGGTGTTCGAAGGCCGTGGGCTAAGACAGGCCATGGGGCTGATGGCACACTCCCAGGTAAAATTGATTATGGGCCCATGCACAGGTATCATGCACCTTGCTAATGGAATATATCAGCATAAGCTTAATAAAAAGGAGATAAAAAAGGCCCAATTGCCGGCCTTGATCGTTTACACGGGGAACTGGAAAGAATTGCAACGCTATTATCATCCTAAGCATTGGTGGACAGGGACCTTAATAAGGTGTATCGTTTATTCACACTCAATAGACGTTCCGGAAGGTACGTTCAAAGATCTTGCATTATTTGATGACGAAGTTGAGTCATACTGTAATCAAAGTCTGCCACTCCAGCAAATAACGATCAGTGTTTTTACGTCATATTTTGAAAGGTATCTGCTCCGGCAACAACTTACTCCGGCAGCGTTCGGTAACCAGATGGTTTGA
- a CDS encoding ABC transporter ATP-binding protein, with protein MKIKNRKSLELTRRYLKYFRPYVFDILLLIALMIISSAGSLATPYVLKIIIDQIFPKGDFIQLITILSLLVLVYILRIVCNLWTDILDNKISQNVVGKIRVDMLNSLFMKDITFFKNVNTGDVLFTIIDDVRNIQTTLSSLILSLLNDVFVVIGIVVMLSILNFKLTLISLFIIPMIMYSIRKFAPLIQKHFKEVQASEGLLNNFFLQCFKNIRVIKSYEAFNIENKKLFNINSQIYSSNKSSTFFSSINGSIVTFFIAIGPILVLIIGGKSVFAGALTLGALIAFIQYINRLYSPAISIMRTYNQINKAIISMERVLPYLPEEKKGVAEFDKPLHCDDIINFDKLVFDDVSYSINEEEILSGLNVEFKKGHIYGVIGPSGSGKSTIINLICGFLSPSGGSIRIDDSVCISQIKNWKSNLGLIEKENQLFSDTIISNLKYGSVDASQEDVIKAVEHAMFKEVLDNNIVNYDSVITDTGSTLSDGQKQRISIARALVKAPQIIIFDEATSSLDPTLERSIINNLKKYYNNSIIIIITHRVSSLQAFDFVYAIEKGSLAKKGLPVLFTNN; from the coding sequence ATGAAAATCAAGAACAGAAAGTCTTTGGAACTTACAAGGAGGTATCTTAAATATTTCAGGCCATATGTTTTTGACATTCTTTTATTGATAGCGTTAATGATCATTTCAAGCGCTGGTTCGCTTGCTACCCCATATGTGCTGAAAATTATAATCGATCAAATCTTTCCCAAAGGTGATTTTATACAGTTAATTACGATACTCTCACTCCTGGTACTGGTTTATATTTTAAGGATCGTATGCAACTTATGGACTGATATACTCGATAACAAAATCAGCCAAAATGTAGTAGGCAAAATCCGGGTTGATATGTTAAATTCTTTGTTCATGAAGGATATTACTTTTTTTAAAAATGTTAATACAGGCGATGTGCTTTTTACCATAATTGACGACGTACGAAACATACAAACAACGTTATCTTCATTGATACTAAGTTTACTGAATGACGTGTTTGTGGTTATTGGTATTGTAGTTATGCTCTCAATTCTAAACTTCAAACTTACATTAATCAGCTTATTCATCATCCCGATGATCATGTATAGCATCAGGAAATTTGCCCCCTTAATTCAAAAGCATTTTAAAGAGGTTCAGGCATCGGAAGGTTTATTGAATAACTTTTTTCTTCAATGTTTCAAAAATATAAGGGTTATCAAGAGTTATGAAGCTTTTAATATCGAGAATAAGAAACTCTTCAATATTAATTCTCAAATCTACAGTAGCAACAAAAGCAGTACTTTTTTTAGCTCGATAAATGGAAGCATTGTGACTTTTTTTATTGCTATAGGACCTATCCTGGTTTTGATAATTGGCGGAAAGAGTGTTTTCGCCGGCGCATTGACACTTGGCGCTTTGATTGCCTTTATTCAATATATTAACAGGCTTTATTCGCCGGCAATAAGCATCATGAGAACCTATAATCAGATTAATAAGGCGATTATCTCGATGGAAAGGGTATTGCCCTACCTGCCGGAAGAAAAGAAGGGCGTGGCAGAATTTGATAAACCGCTTCACTGTGATGACATAATAAATTTTGATAAACTGGTTTTTGATGATGTTTCTTACAGCATCAATGAAGAGGAAATTCTGTCTGGTTTAAATGTCGAATTTAAGAAGGGCCATATCTATGGGGTTATAGGCCCAAGCGGGTCTGGTAAAAGCACTATAATTAATTTGATATGTGGTTTCCTTTCGCCTTCTGGCGGAAGTATACGAATTGACGATTCTGTATGCATCAGCCAGATAAAGAACTGGAAATCCAATCTCGGGTTAATTGAAAAAGAAAACCAGTTGTTTAGCGATACTATTATTTCCAATTTAAAATACGGCAGTGTTGATGCCAGCCAGGAAGATGTAATTAAAGCGGTTGAGCATGCCATGTTTAAAGAGGTTCTTGATAATAATATCGTTAACTATGATTCTGTTATTACCGATACGGGGTCGACATTGTCAGACGGTCAAAAGCAACGTATTTCTATCGCCAGGGCTCTGGTTAAAGCCCCGCAAATCATTATTTTCGATGAAGCTACTTCATCGCTTGATCCAACCCTTGAGCGTTCAATCATTAATAATTTAAAAAAATATTACAATAATTCAATCATCATAATAATTACTCACCGCGTTTCCTCTCTTCAGGCATTTGATTTTGTTTATGCCATCGAAAAAGGATCGTTAGCTAAAAAAGGGCTCCCCGTTTTATTTACCAATAATTAA
- a CDS encoding 2OG-Fe(II) oxygenase family protein produces the protein MEFKTIIIEQQPMFVIDDAVTEKEVHDFYNLVSGLSFTRTERDNHGDAHCIFNAEFIPEKVETSLRIGIVARQLLQKFCAKREYILQRSYINMSHYGDMAYPHRDCSLNGKDMTVLYYVNKDWDYRWGGETIFYENHESQNIVMPKPGRFLIFPGFIEHKGAVPTRECVSSRFTFAFKYREKE, from the coding sequence ATGGAATTTAAAACCATCATTATTGAACAGCAACCAATGTTTGTGATTGACGATGCTGTTACGGAAAAGGAAGTTCATGATTTTTATAATCTTGTTTCCGGTTTGTCTTTTACACGGACCGAAAGGGATAACCACGGAGACGCGCATTGCATCTTCAACGCTGAATTTATTCCTGAAAAGGTTGAAACATCGCTTAGGATAGGTATTGTTGCAAGGCAGCTGCTTCAAAAATTCTGCGCTAAACGCGAATACATATTGCAACGATCATATATAAATATGAGCCATTATGGTGATATGGCTTATCCACATAGAGATTGCTCTTTAAATGGCAAAGATATGACTGTGTTGTACTATGTCAATAAAGACTGGGACTATCGGTGGGGAGGGGAAACAATTTTTTATGAAAACCATGAATCGCAAAATATTGTGATGCCAAAGCCCGGTAGATTTTTAATATTCCCGGGTTTTATTGAACATAAAGGTGCTGTGCCAACCCGCGAATGCGTAAGCTCGAGGTTCACATTTGCGTTTAAATACAGGGAAAAAGAGTAA
- the acpS gene encoding holo-ACP synthase yields the protein MLKITSGVDIVQIAEIKNCIEKQGERYLKRAFSPGEIAYCDSKPNKYQHYAVRFAAKEAVMKAVKTGWNNGVQWKNIEIVKNGEGAPSLNFSGRIKDILDESGFKHHDISLSHNQDYAVAFAIFY from the coding sequence ATGCTCAAAATTACATCGGGGGTTGACATCGTTCAAATAGCCGAAATAAAAAATTGTATTGAGAAACAGGGGGAGCGCTATTTAAAACGGGCCTTTAGCCCTGGAGAAATAGCTTATTGCGATTCTAAGCCTAATAAGTATCAGCATTATGCAGTTAGGTTTGCGGCAAAAGAAGCTGTTATGAAAGCAGTGAAAACAGGCTGGAACAATGGTGTACAATGGAAAAATATTGAAATAGTTAAAAACGGTGAGGGGGCACCTTCACTAAATTTTTCAGGCAGGATAAAAGATATTTTGGATGAATCAGGTTTTAAACATCATGATATATCCCTGTCTCATAACCAGGATTACGCGGTAGCTTTCGCAATATTTTATTAG
- a CDS encoding cupin-like domain-containing protein — translation MKTLNPTKLTIMEMYQQFARNKHIEEVDVYSADLSVPFKLNGYMEEWPALKLWDSTFLTKEFGDTLLNASKHTTKNSSSRTFSLKGYLQYMNKTRAANPYYLKDCKFHLGTKMELHYTAPNIFNCWYKTIPVKERKTTLSWLYIGAKGTFSRLHLDIWNTSAWNAVITGAKLWLFYPPDNQQYLYNGAVNPFFPDLEKFPDFAFARPLIALQRPGEIIHTPSNWWHAVYNLEKGVSLTENFINDSNYANVLAYFQEKSPKSYQSLLELINQNKTTAIYE, via the coding sequence ATGAAGACATTGAATCCAACCAAGTTAACCATTATGGAAATGTATCAACAATTCGCCCGCAATAAGCATATTGAAGAAGTTGATGTTTATTCGGCCGACTTGTCAGTGCCGTTTAAACTAAATGGTTATATGGAAGAGTGGCCTGCTTTAAAACTATGGGATAGCACATTTTTGACGAAGGAATTTGGTGATACGTTATTGAACGCAAGCAAACACACTACTAAAAATTCGAGTTCCCGTACCTTTTCTTTAAAAGGTTACCTGCAATATATGAATAAAACACGGGCTGCCAATCCCTATTATTTGAAAGATTGTAAATTCCATCTTGGAACAAAAATGGAATTGCATTATACAGCGCCCAACATTTTTAATTGCTGGTATAAAACGATACCTGTAAAGGAACGCAAAACAACCCTGTCGTGGTTGTATATTGGAGCAAAAGGTACTTTTTCGCGCCTGCACTTGGATATCTGGAATACCAGTGCCTGGAATGCCGTGATCACAGGTGCCAAGCTATGGCTTTTTTATCCGCCTGATAATCAGCAATACCTATACAATGGGGCTGTTAATCCCTTTTTTCCTGACCTGGAAAAGTTTCCGGATTTTGCTTTCGCCAGGCCTCTTATAGCGCTACAGCGCCCCGGTGAGATTATTCATACACCAAGTAATTGGTGGCACGCTGTTTACAACCTTGAAAAGGGCGTGTCGTTGACCGAAAACTTTATAAATGATTCAAATTACGCTAATGTGCTGGCATATTTTCAGGAGAAAAGCCCAAAAAGTTACCAAAGCCTGTTAGAATTGATAAATCAAAATAAAACTACTGCAATATATGAATGA